One Lachancea thermotolerans CBS 6340 chromosome F complete sequence DNA window includes the following coding sequences:
- the ERP4 gene encoding Erp4p (similar to uniprot|Q12450 Saccharomyces cerevisiae YOR016C) — protein MLAQSIVSVFAALFLCITGVLANANSYSPVALMLPSFSKECLYYDLKSNDDSLVISYQVLTGGNFEIDFEITAPDGRAIATETHKKYSDFLLKSFGLGEYSFCFSNNYGTALKKVEVTLELEKENLGANAAPEDAIANNAIEEIERNLNKITKMMNYLRAREWRNMYTVKSTESRLVWMSMLTMGLTVGISVIQAAIVQFLFKDRQKNYV, from the coding sequence ATGTTAGCCCAGTCAATTGTGAGCGTGTTTGCGGCGCTCTTCCTATGCATCACTGGTGTGCTAGCCAATGCCAACAGCTACTCGCCGGTGGCACTGATGCTACCTTCATTCAGCAAAGAATGTTTATATTATGATCTAAAGTCCAACGATGATTCGCTTGTCATAAGCTATCAAGTCTTGACCGGTGGCAACTTCGAAATTGACTTTGAGATAACTGCACCCGATGGAAGAGCAATTGCCACAGAGACGCACAAGAAGTATTCAGACTTCCTACTCAAGTCGTTCGGCTTGGGCGAATACTCTTTCTGCTTTTCCAACAACTACGGGactgctttgaagaaggtggAGGTCACCTTGGAActggagaaagaaaatTTGGGCGCCAACGCCGCTCCCGAAGACGCCATCGCGAATAACGCTATTGAGGAGATTGAAAGAAacctcaacaaaatcacgAAAATGATGAATTACCTCAGAGCTAGAGAGTGGAGAAACATGTACACTGTCAAATCTACAGAGAGTAGGTTAGTGTGGATGTCCATGTTGACCATGGGCTTGACGGTTGGCATTAGCGTAATCCAGGCTGCGATTGTTcaatttttgttcaaagacCGTCAAAAGAACTACGTCTAA
- the SPO11 gene encoding DNA topoisomerase (ATP-hydrolyzing) (similar to uniprot|P23179 Saccharomyces cerevisiae YHL022C SPO11 Meiosis-specific protein that initiates meiotic recombination by catalyzing the formation of double-strand breaks in DNA via a transesterification reaction required for homologous chromosome pairing and synaptonemal complex formation) — protein MGVQANVKLRESLHDLIQGKQASTRRQLTEALTPCVREIRLTKPDNSEELSSEISTLLSLMKNAIEQHREPLNVVLGLCGKQVKQPMRFPFYGFERVTGVSADKTAILISLMKRVQRQLDLKETCTIRDVFYLNVELYKNQRTVTEWLNAISKAFELPHRDMLRVVAAQKGLCFTPIDLHHGNSMIMKRQKSLIPFMDANTSFTGIWSEIDRVVVLEKDAVFNTLVDNILVSANALIVTGKGYPDWRTRHFLDKLMLSCPPSVAFEVYTDSDPYGIDIALKYIQNCEKSVEKCPRLCYKGVLIQELLHDRLSTRGLQLLNLKIRDVNFAMKLLQRTAELELSGKNKRMLTQELQRQLFYSKKAEMNSVSNSDFASYFSKKNK, from the coding sequence ATGGGCGTTCAGGCTAACGTTAAGTTGAGGGAGTCGCTACATGACCTCATACAAGGTAAACAGGCAAGCACAAGAAGACAATTAACGGAGGCGCTGACGCCATGTGTGAGGGAAATCAGACTAACTAAACCTGACAATTCAGAGGAACTGAGCTCAGAAATATCAACATTGTTAtctctgatgaagaacGCTATCGAGCAGCATAGAGAGCCTCTAAACGTTGTACTCGGTCTCTGCGGCAAACAAGTCAAACAGCCAATGCGGTTTCCATTTTATGGCTTCGAAAGGGTCACTGGGGTTTCAGCAGATAAAACGGCAATCTTGATATCTTTGATGAAACGCGTGCAAAGGCAGCTGGACTTAAAGGAAACGTGCACCATAAGGGATGTGTTTTACTTGAACGTTGAACTTTACAAAAACCAAAGGACTGTTACTGAGTGGCTGAATGCTATTTCGAAGGCATTCGAGCTGCCACACCGCGATATGCTCCGAGTTGTCGCAGCCCAGAAGGGGTTATGTTTCACCCCGATTGATCTACACCATGGCAACAGCATGATTATGAAACGCCAAAAATCTTTAATACCCTTCATGGATGCTAATACGAGTTTCACAGGTATATGGAGCGAAATAGACCGCGTAGTAGTGCTGGAGAAAGATGCCGTTTTCAACACCCTTGTTGACAACATTCTAGTCAGTGCAAATGCTTTAATTGTTACAGGAAAAGGTTACCCAGATTGGCGTACAAGACACTTCCTTGATAAGCTCATGCTGAGTTGCCCTCCAAGCGTTGCATTCGAGGTGTACACTGACAGCGACCCTTATGGGATCGATATTGCCTTGAAGTATATCCAAAACTGTGAGAAATCGGTTGAAAAATGCCCCAGACTTTGTTACAAGGGGGTCTTGATCCAGGAACTTCTACATGACCGACTATCAACGCGGGGCCTCCAACTGCtaaatttgaaaatacGAGACGTCAATTTTGCAATGAAGCTCCTTCAAAGGACAGCAGAATTAGAGTTATCGGGCAAAAACAAGCGCATGCTTACGCAAGAGTTACAGCGGCAGCTATTCTACTCGAAAAAAGCGGAAATGAATTCTGTTTCCAATTCTGATTTCGCAAGCtatttttccaaaaaaaataagTAG
- the ANY1 gene encoding Any1p (similar to uniprot|Q03687 YMR010W Saccharomyces cerevisiae Protein of unknown function) produces MAAEDVNVPGNNPGSGSYFPRIDQFYIPEWLTMQFVLNNMICFTPLISYGTTVLSIKKSKTALGFSIDICATMLLASILRISYYLITPYDITLLRQSLVMIFIQLILLHTSLRYRPEEYKYENLEPVEPLTQLLHDVWLEYFPLNPFGPDWRLLIKSLSYKSFFDFAYKILLVLVYKFLKFFDPSYRRFRSFWQWNENSRFWLFLAYFSTAQITITLFAAKVMNWDSLAQWIGSTIGSLGLLIESLLPLPQISILNKLKSTQGFKLILLVSWLCGDVVKISYLVFGANNISALFLFFALFQMSLDFYIAFQYVYYRFYYPNTIAVPQNEEVELKTFDSAST; encoded by the coding sequence ATGGCAGCAGAAGACGTAAACGTCCCGGGAAACAACCCGGGTTCAGGATCGTACTTTCCTCGCATTGACCAGTTCTACATCCCAGAATGGCTGACTATGCAGTTTGTGCTGAACAACATGATCTGCTTTACGCCGCTTATATCCTACGGCACCACTGTTCTCAGCATTAAGAAATCCAAAACCGCGCTTGGGTTTTCCATTGACATCTGCGCCACGATGCTGCTGGCAAGCATCCTCAGAATCTCCTACTACCTCATTACTCCTTACGACATAACATTGCTCAGACAGTCGCTCGTGATGATATTCATCCAGCTCATACTTTTACACACGAGCTTGCGTTACCGGCCCGAAGAATACAAATACGAAAATCTCGAGCCGGTCGAGCCTCTCACGCAGCTTCTGCACGACGTTTGGCTCGAATACTTCCCTCTCAATCCTTTCGGTCCAGATTGGAGGCTCCTCATCAAATCACTCTCATACAAAAGTTTCTTCGACTTCGCATATAAAATCTTGCTGGTCCTGGTCTAcaagtttctcaagttcttcgatCCAAGCTATCGAAGATTCAGGTCTTTCTGGCAGTGGAACGAAAATTCGAGGTTCTGGCTTTTCCTGGCCTACTTTTCAACTGCACAGATCACGATCACGCTCTTTGCCGCAAAAGTAATGAACTGGGACTCCTTGGCCCAGTGGATCGGCTCCACCATTGGCTCTCTCGGACTTTTGATCGAATCCCTCCTGCCACTGCCACAAATCtctattttgaacaagcTCAAGTCTACCCAAGGATTCAAGCTGATACTTCTAGTAAGTTGGTTGTGTGGAGACGTGGTGAAAATCAGCTATCTCGTGTTCGGCGCCAACAATATATCCGCTTTGTTTCTGTTTTTCGCCTTGTTTCAAATGTCCCTCGATTTTTATATCGCCTTCCAGTACGTCTACTACAGGTTCTACTATCCGAACACAATAGCAGTTCCACAGAACGAGGAAGTTGAGTTGAAGACTTTTGAttcagcttcaacttga
- the AIM17 gene encoding Aim17p (similar to uniprot|P23180 Saccharomyces cerevisiae YHL021C FMP12 The authentic non-tagged protein was localized to the mitochondria) encodes MKIQSSVFRRLNSRLSASLGPGESFGGSAPSSILKTMFNKESTTVTYTNSKEGKPTTVSFSNLFLRDSSGSRKSVDPSSGQKLFTTGQLVLNPASTIPQRVDISEDKKGLHIEWGDGDKYLYPLAFLNRYSGHSSDLKSSPYTPVLWDQALLKQNIKSLLSTSYDSFMDPHSDRALYRTLVNMRKFGISFITDFPDHQTSSESLVKKVAERIGPIRRTFYGETFDVVNKPDAENIAYTNVALPLHQDLLYLDSAPGWQILHALKNPPGEGEAGMSYFSDAFNAARYVHDTHADAYEALTQVPINYCYQRDDKRYYNSRPLVVENEATAENLALSSFASRIKEISYSPMFQAPFDFGIWEKPKDHDISTPSGKMTQRLIFKEFLRGLAQFEKFVKMPQNQFRLKLPENTCVIFDNRRILHGRAAFSGERWLQGCYLDDDAVKSRLLHLIKTGDESLTKN; translated from the coding sequence ATGAAGATCCAAAGCAGCGTCTTCAGAAGATTGAATAGCAGGCTGTCTGCTTCACTAGGGCCGGGCGAGTCCTTCGGGGGCAGCGCCCCTAGTTCTATTCTTAAGACTATGTTCAACAAGGAGTCAACAACAGTTACCTATACcaactcaaaagaaggcaaGCCTACAACTGTGTCATTTAGCAACCTCTTCTTAAGAGATTCCTCAGGCAGCAGGAAATCGGTAGACCCTTCATCAGGCCAAAAGCTATTTACAACCGGACAGCTGGTACTGAACCCCGCATCGACAATTCCACAGCGGGTAGATATTtcagaagacaaaaaggGTCTCCATATTGAGTGGGGGGATGGTGATAAATACTTATACCCACTCGCCTTTTTAAATCGCTATTCAGGACATTCTTCTGACCTAAAGTCAAGTCCTTACACACCGGTGCTATGGGATCAGgcgcttttgaaacaaaacatAAAGTCCCTTCTCTCAACGTCTTATGATTCGTTTATGGACCCTCATAGTGACAGAGCGCTGTACAGAACCCTCGTGAACATGCGCAAGTTTGGGATCTCATTCATAACAGATTTTCCCGACCATCAGACATCTTCTGAAAGCcttgtcaaaaaagtaGCTGAGCGTATCGGCCCCATTAGACGGACTTTTTACGGGGAGACGTTTGATGTTGTCAATAAGCCAGACGCAGAGAATATCGCATACACCAATGTTGCGCTCCCGCTCCATCAGGATCTACTGTACCTTGACAGCGCCCCTGGATGGCAGATCTTGCATGCTTTAAAAAACCCCCCCGGAGAAGGTGAAGCGGGGATGAGCTACTTTTCGGATGCGTTCAACGCTGCGAGATACGTCCACGATACCCATGCAGATGCCTACGAAGCTCTGACTCAAGTCCCAATCAACTACTGCTACCAGCGGGACGACAAACGCTACTATAACTCTCGCCCGTtggttgttgaaaacgagGCAACTGCGGAGAACCTTgcactttcaagctttgcTTCGCGGATTAAAGAAATAAGCTACTCTCCAATGTTTCAGGCTCCGTTCGATTTTGGGATATGGGAGAAACCTAAGGATCATGATATCTCAACCCCAAGTGGGAAAATGACACAGAGGCTTATTTTTAAGGAATTTCTACGCGGACTCGCGcagtttgagaaattcgTCAAAATGCCCCAAAACCAGTTTAGGCTCAAGCTTCCAGAGAACACCTGCGTGATATTTGATAATAGACGTATACTACATGGGCGGGCTGCATTTAGCGGTGAGCGGTGGCTCCAAGGGTGCTATCTCGATGACGATGCCGTAAAAAGCAGGCTTTTACATCTTATCAAAACGGGTGATGAATCGCTCACCAAAAACTAG
- the RPN7 gene encoding proteasome regulatory particle lid subunit RPN7 (similar to uniprot|Q06103 Saccharomyces cerevisiae YPR108W), translated as MAEEESNYVESSVANVPNYEVADHAFILSEPRLKDQHEASLKFVLDKVKEEAMAPFYKFLYEEYLPKGAFEWDETLYKSLVDRNQQNITELKERLQEVEEKDEGELEKAQAWVKLGEYYAQIGDKTNAEKTLAKALDKAVSTGSKIDIMLTITRLGFFYNDQQFVKEKLEQTFSMIEKGGDWERRNRYKTYKGVHCLAIRDFKEAANLLVDSLATFTSTELTSYENIATYASVAGLFALERTELKDKIIDSPELLSLMTNTPALQSISSLTISLYTSEYSSYFPFLLETYDKVLVPCKYLSKHADFFVREMRRKVYAQLLESYKTLSIKTMASAFGVSVDFLDKDLGKFIPNKQLNCVIDRVNGIVETNRPDNKNVQYHTLIKQGDGLLTKLQKYGTAVRLTGTDRVV; from the coding sequence ATGGCCGAAGAAGAATCCAATTACGTCGAAAGCAGCGTGGCCAATGTTCCCAACTATGAAGTTGCCGACCACGCCTTCATTTTGTCTGAGCCGAGACTGAAGGATCAGCACGAGGCATCCCTGAAGTTCGTGCTGGACAAGGTAAAGGAAGAGGCCATGGCGCCATTTTACAAGTTCCTGTACGAAGAGTACCTCCCCAAGGGAGCCTTTGAGTGGGACGAGACGCTATACAAATCTCTTGTTGATCGCAATCAACAAAATATAACTGAACTAAAGGAGCGGTTGCAAGAggtggaagaaaaagacgagGGAGAGCTGGAGAAAGCCCAGGCTTGGGTTAAGCTTGGAGAGTATTATGCACAGATTGGTGACAAAACGAATGCTGAGAAGACACTGGCCAAAGCGCTAGATAAAGCTGTCTCGACGGGCTCCAAGATTGACATCATGCTCACCATAACAAGGCTAGGTTTCTTCTACAATGACCAGCAgtttgtcaaagaaaagctggagCAAACCTTTTCCATGATCGAGAAGGGAGGAGACTGGGAAAGAAGGAATCGCTACAAGACCTACAAGGGCGTGCATTGCTTGGCAATTAGGGATTTTAAAGAAGCGGCGAATCTACTGGTGGACTCACTAGCCACTTTCACATCTACAGAGCTGACCTCGTATGAGAACATTGCCACATATGCTTCGGTGGCTGGGTTGTTTGCATTGGAGAGAACCGAGCTGAAAGATAAGATCATTGACTCTCCTGAATTACTGTCCTTGATGACCAACACCCCTGCTTTGCAGTCCATTTCCTCCCTGACCATATCGCTATACACCTCTGAGTATTCAAGCTACTTTCCATTCCTCTTGGAGACGTACGACAAGGTCTTGGTACCCTGCAAATACCTGAGCAAGCACGCCGACTTTTTCGTGCGTGAAATGAGGAGAAAGGTCTACGCACAGCTACTCGAGTCTTACAAGACTCTATCAATAAAGACCATGGCAAGTGCTTTCGGTGTCTCCGTCGACTTTCTAGACAAGGACCTAGGGAAGTTCATTCCCAACAAGCAGCTCAACTGCGTCATCGACAGAGTCAATGGCATTGTCGAGACCAACAGGCCCGACAACAAAAACGTGCAGTACCACACGCTGATAAAGCAAGGTGACGGTTTGCTGAcgaagcttcaaaagtaCGGGACGGCCGTGAGGCTCACGGGTACCGACCGCGTTGTGTAG
- the CTT1 gene encoding catalase T (similar to uniprot|P06115 Saccharomyces cerevisiae YGR088W CTT1 Cytosolic catalase T has a role in protection from oxidative damage by hydrogen peroxide) gives MIEKKDSTGQQVYALANGIPYSHHPYGSQVSRPDGPILLQDVHLIESIAHFDRERVPERVVHAKGGGCRLEFELTDSLSDITFAAPYQKPGYKCPGVVRFSTVGGESGTPDTARDPRGFSVKFYTEWGNHDWVFNNTPVFFIRDANKFPHFIHTQKRDPRSHLNHGNDSTMYWDYLTQNLESIHQITYMFGDRGTPADWAQMSGYSGHTFKFFNEKGELTYVQIHVRPDEGFKTLTDQQAAELSGANPDYNTRKLFDRLESGERPTYTCYVQTMTPAQAENFRYSINDLTKIWPHKEFPLRKFGKITLTENVDNYFEEIEQIAFSPSNTCVPGIEPSNDNVLQSRLFSYPDTQRHRLGANYTQLPVNSPRNMCPSAPGSSGCPFLMGNFQRDGPGCIYNQNSYPNYISTHYKERVQFKNLLSDKRSHSKYTGVVLDETSKAAVQQQEDYKKHNEIVDGKINEYQWVTGCSPLDLEQPRALYEKVYDAGAKKRFIENVVGHATKISDDIVKSRVPQYFGLLNQDLGSAIAKGLGIKYEPVSFEEYAHQSASLASAF, from the coding sequence AtgattgaaaaaaaagacagcaCCGGCCAACAGGTTTACGCCCTCGCCAACGGCATTCCTTACTCTCACCACCCCTACGGATCCCAGGTCTCGCGTCCAGACGGTCCAATCCTCCTGCAGGACGTTCACCTGATTGAGAGTATAGCACACTTCGACCGTGAGCGTGTTCCTGAGCGTGTCGTCCACGCCAAGGGTGGTGGCTGCCGTCTGGAATTCGAACTGACAGACTCGTTGTCCGACATCACTTTCGCGGCACCATACCAAAAGCCAGGCTACAAATGTCCTGGTGTAGTGCGCTTTTCAACCGTGGGCGGTGAGTCTGGTACTCCCGACACTGCCAGAGACCCTCGTGGTTTTTCAGTTAAGTTTTATACCGAGTGGGGCAACCACGACTGGGTGTTCAACAACACTCccgttttcttcatccgTGACGCGAACAAGTTCCCTCACTTCATTCACACTCAAAAGAGAGACCCTCGTTCCCACTTGAACCACGGCAACGACAGTACGATGTACTGGGATTACTTGACGCAGAATTTGGAGTCAATTCATCAGATCACCTACATGTTTGGCGACAGAGGCACGCCAGCGGATTGGGCCCAAATGAGCGGGTACTCGGGCCACAcgttcaagttcttcaacgaAAAGGGCGAGCTAACATACGTGCAAATTCACGTCAGACCCGATGAAGGTTTCAAAACCTTAACCGACCAGCAGGCGGCTGAGCTCAGTGGCGCTAACCCTGACTACAACACtagaaagcttttcgacAGATTGGAGTCAGGCGAGCGCCCAACCTACACTTGTTATGTCCAGACCATGACTCCTGCTCAGGCTGAGAACTTCAGGTACTCAATCAACGATTTGACCAAGATCTGGCCCCACAAGGAGTTCCCTCTGCGTAAGTTCGGAAAGATTACTTTGACCGAGAACGTGGACAATTACTTTGAGGAGATTGAACAGATTGCCTTCAGTCCAAGTAACACCTGCGTTCCAGGCATTGAGCCATCTAACGACAATGTTTTGCAGTCAAGACTGTTTTCGTACCCAGACACTCAACGCCACAGATTGGGTGCCAACTACACTCAGTTGCCAGTGAACAGCCCAAGGAACATGTGTCCAAGCGCCCCAGGCTCTTCCGGATGTCCTTTCCTCATGGGCAACTTCCAAAGAGATGGACCGGGCTGCATTTACAACCAGAACTCTTATCCAAACTACATCTCCACTCATTACAAGGAGAGGGTTCAGTTCAAAAATCTGCTTTCCGACAAGAGGTCGCACTCCAAATATACTGGTGTTGTCTTGGATGAAACTTCCAAGGCCGCtgtgcagcagcaggaagACTACAAGAAGCACAACGAAATTGTGGATGGCAAGATCAATGAGTACCAGTGGGTTACCGGGTGCTCTCcacttgatcttgagcAACCAAGAGCCTTGTACGAGAAAGTTTATGACGCCGGTGCGAAGAAAAGGTTCATTGAAAACGTTGTCGGCCACGCCACCAAAATTTCGGATGACATAGTCAAGTCTAGGGTTCCTCAATATTTTGGCTTGTTGAACCAGGACTTGGGCTCCGCCATTGCTAAGGGCCTTGGTATCAAGTACGAGCCTGTGTCTTTCGAAGAATATGCTCACCAGTCGGCGTCTCTTGCTTCTGCATTTTGA
- the PET127 gene encoding Pet127p (weakly similar to uniprot|P32606 YOR017W Saccharomyces cerevisiae PET127 Protein with a role in mitochondrial RNA stability and/or processing), translating to MLSPSRCLTLHRCRFNTSVSLANLKGFSTDSGGEVGKELEHALNLSNEISKTSEQKLHSTQAGEDQEATRTKASGKASLKYVKEVDRMLNRERGPTRSQGQRILETANKILQRKEGSAKTFKAQFCVQPSGISFEPIKATGGADAKPPKLCHELDRVLFQPMNFHNLQDARSGTYNFSKWLENIIKVDDFDFEAVSEFVTASKDKKMLELTQDHNKRYYSSTSSMTGILSHMHFLISNFRKTNMSMISKHFAERSAGFTWGAQLPAVVIMKRMKQEKEVYSIDSDKSSDRELILSLLGHALETVLTTEEKQFKQVYDKSSRTDASVRTPPAGSYHYAKIQDFVLRSQLDAYHDKLPGTGVFDLKTRAVAAVRHDIAYVEKNDNYTGYQIQQTLGKFESFERELFELIRSTMLKYSLQARIGCMDGIFVAYHNISKMFGFQYLPFEEMDHILHSYKCRSFENVLEGRSEAFKAIFGEEDFIVKHDYANFERKISSAIADSEFKISMSVLNNLLRLVESELPDKSYSCRLVFKAEKKRVFDKSGNSRKVPVLNVIVAPLTEEQTNEFQNTDLRKECLQDNGKTNNYIQRMRQLNEKTAKTLIGFEVFVEHEVQHHPDTIKQPRFADKKSTVLDEKAKRFVKAATQKNYYEDLAEWKHVQFFHPLDILKWKPKFEVNQITNEDKLRKLYLAYLDDRLSALRGQSTSDKPPKASRDIISERIKNFMSGESASNGERGATADKTEVSQLQAVLRAYSKKGELAVKHSK from the coding sequence ATGCTGAGCCCAAGCCGCTGCCTTACGCTACACCGATGCCGTTTCAATACGAGTGTTTCGTTGGCTAACCTGAAAGGTTTCAGTACAGACAGTGGCGGGGAAGTGGGCAAGGAACTGGAACACGCTTTGAACCTCTCTAATGAGATTAGCAAAACGAGCGAACAAAAGTTGCATTCAACTCAGGCCGGCGAAGACCAGGAGGCTACGAGAACAAAGGCTAGCGGAAAGGCCAGCCTCAAGTATGTTAAGGAAGTTGACCGGATGTTAAATCGCGAACGCGGCCCAACTCGAAGCCAAGGACAGAGGATCCTGGAGACGGCAAACAAAATCCTACAGCGAAAAGAGGGCTCGGccaaaactttcaaagcacAGTTCTGCGTGCAGCCGTCCGGGATAAGCTTCGAGCCAATCAAGGCGACAGGTGGAGCTGATGCGAAGCCCCCAAAGCTATGTCATGAGCTGGACCGAGTTTTGTTCCAACCCATGAACTTTCACAACCTTCAGGATGCTCGATCTGGCACCTACAACTTCAGTAAGTGGCTTGAAAACATTATAAAGGTTGACGACTTCGATTTCGAAGCCGTGTCCGAGTTTGTAACGGCATCCAAAGATAAAAAAATGCTGGAGCTGACACAAGATCACAACAAAAGATACTATTCCTCCACTAGCTCTATGACGGGCATCCTTTCACACATGCATTTTCTCATTTCCAATTTCAGGAAAACAAACATGTCCATGATTTCCAAGCACTTCGCGGAGCGCTCTGCGGGCTTTACCTGGGGCGCGCAGCTGCCAGCTGTTGTCATAATGAAACGCAtgaaacaagaaaaggagGTTTACTCAATAGACTCTGACAAGTCTTCTGATCGTGAACTCATTTTATCACTCTTAGGGCATGCTCTTGAGACTGTCTTAACTACTGAGGAAAAACAATTTAAGCAGGTTTACGACAAATCGTCAAGAACTGATGCCTCTGTCCGAACTCCACCGGCAGGAAGCTACCACTATGCTAAGATTCAAGACTTTGTGCTCAGGTCTCAATTGGATGCGTACCATGATAAGCTGCCCGGAACAGGCGTGTTTGATCTCAAAACAAGAGCAGTAGCGGCTGTAAGACACGACATTGCATATGTCGAGAAAAATGATAATTATACCGGATACCAAATTCAACAAACGCTCGGAAAATTCGAATCGTTCGAAAGAGAACTCTTTGAGCTGATAAGGAGCACCATGCTCAAATACTCACTACAGGCCCGCATTGGTTGCATGGACGGCATATTTGTTGCTTACCACAatatatcaaaaatgtttggCTTCCAGTATCTCCCTTTTGAGGAGATGGATCATATTTTGCATAGCTATAAATGCCGATCGTTCGAAAACGTGCTTGAAGGCCGAAGCGAAGCCTTCAAGGCAATATTCGGAGAAGAGGATTTTATAGTCAAACATGACTATGCGAATTTCGAACGAAAAATATCATCTGCAATCGCTGACAGCGAGTTCAAGATTTCGATGTCTGTGCTTAACAATTTGCTGCGGTTAGTCGAGTCTGAGCTCCCCGACAAATCCTACTCTTGTAGGTTGGTAttcaaagctgaaaaaaagaggGTATTTGACAAAAGCGGCAATTCACGTAAGGTTCCAGTGCTTAATGTCATAGTGGCACCTTTGACAGAGGAACAGACCAACGAATTTCAGAACACAGACCTGAGAAAAGAATGCCTACAAGATAATGGTAAAACCAACAATTACATACAAAGAATGCGCCAGCTCAATGAAAAGACAGCAAAAACACTTATtggctttgaagtttttgtcgAGCATGAAGTTCAGCATCACCCAGACACTATAAAGCAGCCCCGTTTTGCTGACAAGAAGTCAACGGTGTTAGACGAAAAGGCAAAAAGGTTCGTCAAGGCAGCAACTCAAAAGAACTACTATGAGGATCTTGCTGAGTGGAAACACGTTCAATTCTTTCACCCACTAGACATCTTGAAGTGGAAGCCTAAGTTTGAAGTGAATCAAATAACTAATGAGGACAAGTTAAGGAAATTGTATCTTGCATACTTAGATGACAGGCTCTCCGCATTGAGAGGGCAAAGCACGTCGGATAAGCCACCGAAGGCTTCGCGGGACATCATATCCGAAcgcatcaaaaatttcatgTCAGGAGAGAGTGCAAGCAACGGAGAGAGAGGCGCCACTGCTGACAAGACAGAAGTCTCACAGCTTCAGGCGGTTTTACGTGCATATTCGAAAAAAGGAGAGCTCGCTGTGAAGCACTCTAAATAA
- a CDS encoding YwqG family protein (conserved hypothetical protein): MAEDFELPRSYEKYREVLKRTLKKCINIKAEIASTGPFDSKFGGDPYFPKNEAYPVDEGSAPLGFLVQINFEQVPCLKNYPKTGILQFYAGLEAGVAISDDEFKQSGYRVIYFENVETDESKLVSDFSFAESARDELPVSSDSKLLFTKDTQIMPPCDFRFEQVLDRGSCSSTGSGLLDYYDMSDSSGHRIGGYPAFTQEDPRPLFSENLTELLLQVDTDGDPGPDIMWGDAGVGNFFISEEDLKNKNFNKVFFTCDCA; encoded by the coding sequence ATGGCAGAAGACTTTGAGCTGCCGAGAAGTTACGAAAAGTACAGAGAGGTTCTAAAGCGTACGCTCAAGAAATGCATCAATATAAAAGCAGAGATCGCGTCAACGGGCCCTTTCGATAGCAAGTTCGGCGGTGATCCATACTTTCCAAAGAATGAAGCATATCCTGTGGATGAAGGAAGTGCACCTTTGGGGTTTTTAGTGCAGATCAACTTCGAGCAAGTCCCCTGCCTGAAGAACTATCCAAAAACGGGGATACTCCAGTTTTATGCAGGTCTCGAAGCGGGCGTGGCCATTTCAGATGATGAGTTCAAGCAATCGGGCTACCGTGTTATCTACTTTGAGAATGTCGAGACAGATGAATCGAAGCTAGTTTCTGATTTCTCGTTTGCGGAATCGGCGAGGGATGAGTTACCGGTTTCGTCAGATTCCAAACTTCTCTTCACCAAGGACACTCAGATTATGCCACCCTGTGACTTCCGTTTCGAACAAGTTTTAGACCGTGGAAGTTGTAGCAGCACCGGCAGTGGTCTCCTCGATTATTACGATATGTCCGATTCCTCTGGCCACAGAATCGGAGGTTATCCAGCTTTCACGCAAGAGGACCCCAGGCCGCTTTTCAGCGAAAACTTAACAGAGTTGTTGTTGCAGGTAGATACTGATGGTGATCCTGGTCCTGATATTATGTGGGGCGATGCTGGCGTGGGCAACTTTTTCATTTCTGAGGAggatctcaaaaacaagaacttcaacaaagtctttttcACTTGTGACTGCGCCTGA